The following coding sequences lie in one Mucilaginibacter sp. KACC 22773 genomic window:
- a CDS encoding SusC/RagA family TonB-linked outer membrane protein — protein MKKSLLTTLCIFLLAATQLYAQNHTVTGKVTAREDGLPVPGVSVSIKGTTTGTQTDANGRFSLSVPNNALLSFSFLGYITQTLPADGPTVNVVLVASSQQLGEVVVTGALGLNRTRNQQAYAAQKVTGDEVSKQRSGNFVSGLSGKVAGLEIRQNNALGGSTNVVLRGTKSILGNNQALFVVDGVPYNNGGSGGGNQGNSNSSSVAAGTGGYDYGSPASDINPDDIESVTVLKGAAATALYGSIGANGVILITTKKVNKGLGITFNTSYGYGAVDKSTLPTYQKQYGGGYGTYYEDPSGYFLYRDINGDGVKDLVDPLTEDASYGHAFDPNLKVYQWDAFSKYSPNFGKATPWVAAANDPNTFFTHPISNNQSLFITNGGDNGTFKLGYTRNNQTGFMPNSNELKNNLDFGGTYNINSKLTAAANISYTRTDGKGRYGSGYQSDNILNSFRQWYQVNNDIKELKDQYFASGGQNITWNWASPTNLVPIYWDNPYFIRYQNFETDTRNRYFGNVSLNYKATNWLNLLGRVTVDNWSQIQEERRQVGSVGLSSYTRRNLSFNETNFDFLATTDNNITQDLNFKGLLGVNVRKNLYQSIAATTNGGLIVPSIYSLSNSKNTPNAPTETYVPFETDGIFAGATFTWKKMVVLDGTLRRDASSALPSYSNKYYYPSVNLGFTFSELLKQYSWLSYGKVRINYAEVGNSGTPQSTSNYYSLTTAFGSSPQAFIGTTQNNAKLKPERTKASEGGLEMAFFNNRLGFDFTYYNNKTVDQLIPVTLSTATGYNAAYINSGTIQNKGIEVALNGTPVQTKDFTWKVNVNFTRNRNKVLKLYTDGSGQQATNLQLGSFQGGVSLNASLDRPYGDIRGNGYVDKDGNALATKNGQQVVGDDGYYVLSSSNNVVLGNVNPNWTGGINSSFRYKSFTLSFLVDVKKGGSVFSLDTYYGMDTGLYPETVGNNDLGKPSRNALSDGGGVILPGVTSTGAQNTVRADNTGSGLYGYEHNPAAGFVYDAGYVKLREAAIAYSLPQSVLSRLGSVKGIDVGLSGRNLWIIHKNTPYTDPEEGLSSGNLQGYQSGAFPTARMFNLNLKVRF, from the coding sequence ATGAAAAAAAGTCTACTTACGACTTTGTGCATCTTTTTACTTGCTGCAACACAGCTATATGCGCAAAACCATACCGTAACCGGAAAGGTTACGGCCAGGGAAGATGGCTTACCGGTGCCGGGGGTATCAGTAAGCATTAAGGGTACTACAACCGGTACCCAGACCGATGCAAACGGAAGATTCTCCTTATCCGTGCCCAACAATGCTTTATTGTCATTTAGTTTTCTTGGTTACATTACCCAAACCTTGCCTGCCGATGGACCAACAGTTAATGTTGTTTTAGTTGCCTCGAGCCAGCAACTTGGCGAGGTAGTGGTAACTGGAGCGCTGGGCTTAAACAGAACGCGTAACCAGCAAGCCTATGCTGCACAGAAAGTAACCGGCGACGAGGTTAGCAAACAACGTAGCGGTAACTTTGTAAGCGGTTTATCAGGTAAGGTAGCCGGGTTAGAAATCAGGCAGAACAACGCCCTCGGCGGTTCAACAAATGTTGTTTTACGTGGTACTAAATCAATCCTCGGCAACAACCAGGCCTTATTTGTTGTTGATGGCGTGCCTTACAACAACGGTGGTTCTGGCGGTGGCAACCAGGGTAACAGCAATTCGAGCTCAGTAGCTGCCGGTACAGGTGGTTATGATTATGGTTCGCCCGCTTCAGATATCAACCCGGATGATATTGAGTCAGTTACCGTTCTTAAAGGCGCTGCTGCTACTGCATTATACGGTTCTATCGGTGCCAACGGTGTAATTTTAATTACAACCAAAAAAGTTAATAAAGGACTTGGTATTACTTTTAACACAAGTTACGGTTACGGTGCTGTTGATAAATCAACCTTGCCAACATACCAAAAACAATATGGCGGTGGTTACGGAACCTATTATGAAGATCCAAGCGGTTATTTCCTTTATAGGGACATCAATGGCGACGGTGTTAAAGATTTGGTTGATCCTTTGACCGAAGACGCTTCATATGGCCATGCCTTCGATCCAAACCTGAAGGTTTATCAATGGGATGCGTTTAGCAAATACTCTCCTAATTTTGGTAAGGCTACGCCTTGGGTTGCTGCTGCTAATGATCCCAATACATTTTTCACTCACCCAATCAGTAATAACCAAAGTTTGTTCATTACTAATGGTGGCGATAATGGTACTTTTAAATTAGGTTATACCCGCAATAACCAAACCGGTTTTATGCCTAATAGTAACGAGTTGAAAAACAACCTTGACTTTGGCGGAACATATAACATCAACAGTAAACTAACTGCAGCTGCCAATATCAGCTACACTCGTACAGATGGTAAAGGACGTTACGGAAGCGGTTATCAATCAGATAACATCCTGAACTCTTTCAGGCAATGGTATCAGGTAAATAACGACATCAAAGAACTTAAAGATCAATACTTTGCTTCCGGTGGTCAAAATATTACCTGGAACTGGGCAAGCCCAACCAATCTGGTTCCAATTTATTGGGATAATCCTTACTTCATCCGGTATCAAAACTTTGAAACAGATACCCGCAACCGTTACTTCGGTAACGTTAGCTTAAATTATAAAGCTACAAATTGGCTAAATTTATTAGGCCGTGTAACTGTTGATAACTGGAGCCAGATTCAGGAAGAACGCAGGCAAGTTGGTTCTGTTGGTTTATCATCATACACCAGGAGAAACCTGAGCTTTAATGAAACCAACTTTGATTTCCTTGCTACAACTGACAATAATATAACTCAGGATCTTAATTTTAAAGGTCTGTTAGGGGTTAACGTACGTAAAAATCTTTACCAGTCAATTGCGGCAACCACAAACGGGGGCTTAATTGTACCAAGTATTTATAGCTTATCAAATTCTAAGAATACGCCAAACGCTCCAACTGAAACGTATGTCCCATTTGAAACAGATGGTATTTTTGCCGGTGCTACGTTCACCTGGAAAAAAATGGTGGTTTTAGATGGTACTTTAAGGCGTGATGCTTCTTCGGCTTTGCCTTCATATAGCAATAAATATTACTATCCGTCAGTTAATTTAGGTTTTACTTTCTCTGAATTGCTTAAACAATATTCATGGCTATCGTATGGAAAAGTAAGAATCAATTATGCTGAAGTTGGTAATAGCGGCACGCCACAAAGCACAAGTAATTACTATTCGCTTACTACAGCATTTGGCTCAAGCCCTCAGGCATTTATCGGTACAACTCAAAACAATGCAAAATTAAAGCCCGAACGCACAAAAGCCTCTGAGGGTGGTTTGGAAATGGCATTTTTCAACAACCGTTTAGGTTTTGATTTCACTTATTACAACAACAAAACCGTTGATCAGCTGATTCCGGTGACATTATCTACAGCTACCGGCTATAATGCTGCTTATATTAACTCCGGTACTATTCAAAATAAAGGTATCGAAGTTGCATTAAATGGTACACCGGTACAAACAAAAGACTTTACGTGGAAAGTGAATGTTAACTTTACCCGTAACAGAAACAAAGTATTAAAACTTTATACTGATGGCTCTGGTCAACAGGCTACCAATCTTCAGCTTGGTTCGTTCCAGGGCGGGGTTTCGCTTAATGCAAGCCTGGATCGTCCTTATGGCGATATTCGCGGTAATGGTTATGTTGATAAAGATGGAAATGCACTTGCTACTAAAAACGGGCAGCAAGTTGTTGGAGACGACGGGTATTATGTGCTTTCTTCAAGCAATAACGTAGTGTTGGGTAACGTTAACCCAAACTGGACGGGCGGCATCAATAGTTCGTTTAGGTATAAATCATTTACTTTAAGCTTCCTGGTTGACGTTAAAAAAGGTGGTAGCGTATTCTCGTTAGATACTTATTATGGTATGGATACAGGTTTGTATCCTGAAACTGTAGGTAACAACGATTTAGGTAAGCCATCAAGAAATGCATTGTCAGATGGTGGCGGTGTGATTTTACCTGGTGTTACCTCTACAGGAGCTCAAAATACCGTTAGAGCAGATAACACAGGTTCTGGTTTATATGGCTATGAGCATAATCCTGCAGCTGGTTTCGTTTATGACGCGGGTTATGTGAAATTACGTGAGGCGGCGATTGCATACTCTTTGCCTCAATCTGTTCTTTCACGGCTTGGCAGTGTTAAAGGCATCGACGTTGGTTTAAGTGGTCGTAACTTATGGATCATCCATAAAAATACCCCTTATACCGATCCTGAAGAAGGTTTAAGCTCAGGTAACCTGCAAGGTTATCAAAGTGGTGCTTTCCCAACCGCCAGAATGTTTAACCTTAACTTAAAAGTAAGATTCTAA
- a CDS encoding GH92 family glycosyl hydrolase: MKKLLLLALACLPAAAIAQQSARVTDPVELINPLMGTASKPSLSNGNTYPAIALPWGMNFWTPQTGKMGDGWQYTYDADKILGFKQTHQPSPWMNDYGMFSIFPETGKLKLNEKERASWFSHKAEIVKPYYYSVYLADYDVTTEITPTERAASFRFTFPKSDSSHIVIDAFDKGSYVKIIPGEQKIVGYSTKNSGAVPANFKNYFVIYVDKPFALASAWHDWKKDDGQLEYTGDHAGAVITLKTTNGEQVHLKVASSFVSIEQAELNLKRELADDKFEVTCQKAKDTWNKTLSRLNVEGGTVEQTKTFYSSLYRMLFFPNKMYEIDAKGEKIHYSPFNGKVMPGYLFAGTGFWDTFRALYPFLNLVYPSINKEMQEGLINDYKEGGWLPEWSSPGYADCMIGNNSASVVAEAYLKGMRGYDIETLYQALKHGANNEGPNATGRRGVQYYNTLGYVPYNVKINENAARTLEYAYDDFAIYQLGKALGKPKSEIEIYKKRSQNYRNIFDPQTKLMRGKNQDGTFETPFNPFKWGDAFTEGNSWHYSWGVFHDIQGLINLMGGKQQFAAKLDSVFSMPPTFDDSYYGGVIHEIREMQIANMGQYAHGNQPIQHMIYLYNHAGQPWKTQYWARETMNKLYKATPDGYCGDEDNGQTSAWYIFSAMGFYPVTPASDQYVLGAPLFKKVTINLENGKTVTITAPNNSAANKYVNSLTIDGKPYTNNWVSHKGLLNGAELNFDMIATPNKERGTKDADVPFSMSNEK; encoded by the coding sequence ATGAAAAAACTACTTTTACTGGCACTGGCCTGTTTACCGGCAGCTGCAATTGCCCAGCAAAGCGCCAGGGTAACAGACCCTGTTGAATTGATTAACCCGCTGATGGGTACAGCATCCAAACCATCCTTGTCAAACGGAAATACATACCCGGCCATCGCCCTGCCATGGGGCATGAACTTCTGGACACCGCAAACCGGTAAAATGGGCGATGGGTGGCAGTACACCTATGATGCCGATAAAATTCTTGGCTTTAAGCAAACCCATCAACCATCACCATGGATGAACGATTATGGTATGTTTTCCATATTCCCGGAAACCGGCAAATTAAAACTGAACGAAAAGGAACGCGCAAGCTGGTTTTCGCACAAGGCCGAAATTGTTAAACCCTACTACTATAGCGTTTACCTGGCCGATTATGATGTAACCACCGAAATTACCCCAACCGAGCGTGCTGCAAGCTTCCGCTTTACCTTCCCCAAAAGCGATAGCTCGCATATTGTAATTGATGCTTTTGACAAAGGATCATACGTAAAGATTATTCCGGGTGAGCAAAAGATTGTAGGATACAGCACCAAAAACAGCGGCGCTGTTCCGGCAAACTTCAAAAACTACTTTGTTATTTATGTAGATAAACCTTTCGCGCTGGCATCGGCATGGCACGATTGGAAAAAAGACGACGGCCAGCTGGAATACACAGGCGATCACGCGGGTGCGGTTATCACCCTAAAAACCACCAACGGCGAGCAGGTGCATTTAAAAGTAGCTTCGTCATTTGTAAGTATTGAACAGGCCGAGCTTAATTTAAAGCGCGAACTGGCTGATGATAAATTTGAAGTTACCTGCCAGAAAGCCAAAGACACCTGGAACAAAACCTTGAGCAGGCTGAACGTAGAAGGCGGCACTGTAGAGCAAACCAAGACATTTTACAGCAGCTTGTACAGGATGCTTTTCTTCCCTAATAAAATGTATGAGATAGATGCCAAAGGCGAAAAAATTCACTACAGCCCTTTCAATGGTAAGGTGATGCCCGGTTATTTATTTGCCGGTACAGGCTTTTGGGATACATTCAGGGCCTTGTACCCGTTCCTGAACCTGGTTTATCCCTCTATCAATAAAGAGATGCAGGAAGGCCTGATAAATGATTATAAAGAAGGCGGCTGGTTGCCCGAATGGTCGAGCCCTGGTTATGCTGATTGTATGATAGGCAATAACTCGGCTTCGGTAGTTGCCGAAGCTTACCTGAAGGGTATGCGTGGTTACGATATTGAAACATTGTACCAGGCGCTTAAACACGGTGCTAACAACGAAGGGCCAAACGCAACCGGCCGCAGGGGAGTGCAATATTATAACACCCTTGGCTATGTGCCCTACAATGTTAAAATTAACGAGAATGCCGCACGTACCTTAGAGTATGCTTATGATGATTTTGCCATATATCAATTAGGGAAAGCTTTGGGCAAACCCAAATCAGAGATTGAAATTTATAAAAAACGCAGCCAGAATTACCGTAACATTTTTGATCCGCAAACCAAGCTGATGCGCGGTAAAAACCAGGACGGTACTTTTGAAACACCATTTAATCCGTTTAAATGGGGCGATGCCTTTACCGAAGGCAATAGCTGGCACTACAGCTGGGGTGTTTTTCATGACATACAGGGCCTGATAAACCTGATGGGCGGCAAACAGCAATTTGCAGCCAAACTGGATTCGGTATTCAGTATGCCGCCAACATTTGACGATAGCTACTATGGCGGCGTTATTCACGAAATCCGCGAGATGCAGATAGCCAACATGGGGCAGTACGCGCATGGCAACCAGCCCATACAGCACATGATTTACCTGTACAACCACGCCGGCCAGCCATGGAAAACCCAGTACTGGGCCCGCGAAACCATGAATAAACTGTACAAAGCTACCCCCGATGGTTATTGCGGCGATGAAGACAATGGGCAAACATCGGCCTGGTACATCTTCTCGGCCATGGGCTTTTACCCGGTAACGCCTGCCAGCGATCAGTACGTGTTAGGAGCGCCTTTATTTAAAAAGGTAACCATTAATTTAGAGAATGGTAAAACGGTTACCATTACCGCGCCCAACAACAGTGCCGCCAACAAATATGTAAACAGCCTGACTATTGATGGCAAGCCCTACACCAATAACTGGGTGAGCCACAAAGGCCTGTTAAACGGCGCCGAATTGAATTTTGATATGATTGCTACCCCCAATAAAGAACGTGGCACAAAAGACGCCGACGTACCTTTTTCGATGAGCAACGAAAAATAA